One window of Lusitaniella coriacea LEGE 07157 genomic DNA carries:
- a CDS encoding Uma2 family endonuclease produces MTLTQERETSQQEKESVIFPSDDLYSDEPPLETELHLRQIILLLKCLEWLWRDKNDFYVAANLTIYYSRNKRKNEDFRGPDFFVVLGTERKTRKSWVVWEEEGKYPNFILEILSDSTAKIDRELKKKLYQDTFRTPDYFWFDPYTGEFAGFHLVDGKYEPLEENGKGKLWSQQLGLYLGIEGGLLRFFTREGELVPTPEEDAQSERQQKEVAQQEKESERQQKEFERQQKEIAQQKAERLAAKLRELNIDPDII; encoded by the coding sequence ATGACCCTTACCCAAGAAAGAGAAACTTCCCAGCAGGAGAAAGAAAGTGTTATCTTTCCCTCTGACGACCTGTACAGCGACGAACCCCCCTTGGAAACCGAACTACATCTACGGCAAATCATCCTACTCCTCAAATGTCTTGAATGGCTGTGGCGAGATAAAAATGATTTTTACGTGGCAGCAAACCTAACCATTTACTACAGCCGGAATAAGCGCAAAAACGAAGACTTCCGAGGACCTGATTTCTTCGTCGTTTTAGGGACAGAACGCAAAACGAGAAAAAGTTGGGTGGTGTGGGAAGAAGAGGGGAAATATCCCAATTTTATTCTTGAAATTCTCTCAGATTCGACAGCAAAGATCGATCGCGAGTTGAAGAAGAAATTGTATCAAGATACCTTCCGCACGCCGGATTATTTTTGGTTCGATCCCTACACAGGAGAATTCGCCGGGTTTCATTTAGTGGACGGGAAATACGAACCTTTAGAAGAGAATGGAAAAGGGAAATTGTGGAGTCAGCAGTTAGGGTTATATTTAGGGATTGAGGGAGGACTATTGCGATTTTTCACGCGAGAAGGGGAGTTGGTTCCTACCCCAGAAGAAGATGCTCAATCCGAACGACAGCAGAAGGAAGTTGCTCAACAGGAGAAGGAATCCGAACGACAACAGAAAGAATTTGAACGACAACAAAAAGAAATCGCTCAACAAAAAGCAGAACGATTGGCAGCGAAGTTGCGAGAGTTGAATATCGATCCGGATATAATTTAA
- a CDS encoding adenylate/guanylate cyclase domain-containing protein — protein MTKFLHPMLNPKIPLRLVLVIPFVAQVIAAVGLVGYLSFRNGQRAVEDLATQLRTEITARIQERLNNYLEVPHLINQINVDDVTLSKLDLEDIPSLEKHFWQQIQRFETATYIYWGSEAEVFSGAERVPDGTFNLGYWSRGIAKNQFSTYATDEEGNRTKLLSAIPDYDMLPRPWYRSAVRAGRASWGQIYVWEAPYANVALPAVLPLYNDGVLQGVFAVDLSLLDIGKFLQSLKVGKTGETFIMERNGLLVATSTEYKPFINENGEQKRLQASKIDEVLIRSTAKHLLTNFDRLGAIARPKQLSFNLNGERQLVQVTPYQDEYGLDWLIVVVVPEVDFMAQIHKNNRTTIFLCAIAFLLATGSGIITSHWITQPILQLGRASRRIADGQLDREVESYGERALHIDELKVLSDSFQQMANQLSKSFTAMEKMNEQLEQQVEERTAQLAAAEAELLGLFEAMTEVIFVKDRQGRYLKVISGSPELLYYPIDVLLGKTDLDLLPPKQAERFIGYIQEVLDTQKTVNVEYHLTIQEREFWFAANISPIAEDRVVWVARDISDRKQAEDALQEKEQYLRIVLNNIPQQVFWKDTNLVFQGCNKNWAEAAGLESPEAVVGKTDYDLIEDPAVAETFREQDRQLIEQDVPKLHIITPKIRPGENGQTIWLDMSKIPIHDAKGKVIGLLGVLEDITLRKLAEEALHAEQEKSEALLLNILPKVIAQRLKQSQELLAEQFEEVTILFADIVGFTSLSARLQPIELVDLLNQIFSNFDRLADKYNLEKIKTIGDAYMVVGGLPIPHEDHADAIANMALEMQKAIRQTSTELGESFQIRIGINTGAVIAGVIGIKKFIYDLWGDSVNVASRMESSGKPGQIQVTANTYERLKDRYIFQERGEIFVKGKGMMMTYWLRDRK, from the coding sequence ATGACTAAATTCCTCCACCCCATGCTCAATCCCAAAATTCCCCTGCGCTTAGTTCTTGTTATTCCCTTCGTCGCACAAGTTATAGCAGCAGTGGGATTGGTTGGCTATCTTTCGTTTCGCAACGGTCAGCGTGCGGTGGAGGATCTTGCAACTCAGTTACGAACTGAGATTACAGCACGCATTCAAGAACGCCTCAATAACTACCTAGAAGTTCCTCACCTCATTAATCAGATTAATGTGGATGATGTGACATTGAGCAAACTCGATTTAGAAGATATTCCCAGTTTAGAAAAGCATTTTTGGCAACAGATACAGCGTTTTGAAACGGCGACCTATATTTATTGGGGGAGTGAGGCGGAAGTTTTTAGCGGTGCGGAACGAGTTCCCGATGGGACGTTTAATCTAGGCTATTGGTCGCGGGGTATTGCCAAAAATCAGTTTTCTACTTACGCCACAGATGAGGAGGGAAATCGCACGAAGCTGTTGTCGGCAATTCCGGATTACGATATGCTCCCTCGTCCCTGGTATCGCTCTGCGGTGCGTGCGGGTCGCGCCAGTTGGGGACAGATCTATGTGTGGGAGGCCCCCTATGCCAATGTCGCTTTGCCTGCGGTGCTTCCCCTCTACAACGATGGGGTATTGCAGGGAGTGTTTGCGGTGGATTTGTCTTTGTTGGATATTGGCAAGTTTCTGCAAAGTTTAAAGGTTGGGAAAACTGGAGAGACGTTTATTATGGAGCGCAATGGCTTGTTGGTTGCGACTTCGACGGAATACAAGCCTTTTATCAATGAGAATGGCGAACAGAAGCGCCTTCAGGCGAGTAAGATCGATGAAGTGCTGATTCGCTCGACAGCGAAGCATTTGCTGACAAACTTCGATCGCCTGGGCGCGATCGCGCGACCCAAACAACTATCCTTTAACCTCAATGGGGAACGCCAATTAGTACAGGTTACGCCCTATCAAGACGAATACGGTTTGGATTGGCTGATTGTGGTGGTGGTTCCGGAAGTGGATTTTATGGCACAGATCCACAAAAACAACCGTACCACGATTTTTTTGTGCGCGATCGCGTTCCTTTTGGCAACGGGTTCTGGAATTATTACCTCTCACTGGATTACTCAACCCATCTTGCAACTCGGTCGCGCCAGTCGCCGCATCGCCGACGGTCAACTCGACCGGGAAGTTGAGTCCTACGGAGAGCGCGCGCTACACATCGACGAACTCAAAGTTCTCTCCGACTCCTTCCAACAAATGGCAAACCAGTTGAGCAAGTCCTTCACGGCGATGGAAAAAATGAACGAGCAACTCGAACAGCAAGTCGAGGAACGCACCGCTCAACTCGCCGCCGCAGAAGCCGAACTCCTTGGTTTATTTGAAGCGATGACCGAGGTGATTTTCGTTAAAGACCGCCAGGGACGCTATCTCAAAGTTATCTCCGGTTCCCCCGAATTGCTGTACTATCCCATTGACGTATTGCTGGGAAAAACCGACCTCGACCTATTACCCCCAAAACAAGCCGAACGCTTTATCGGCTACATTCAAGAAGTTCTTGACACCCAAAAAACAGTCAATGTCGAATATCACCTCACGATTCAGGAACGAGAATTTTGGTTTGCGGCAAATATCTCTCCCATTGCAGAGGATCGGGTGGTTTGGGTCGCGCGAGATATCAGCGATCGCAAGCAGGCAGAAGATGCACTTCAGGAAAAAGAACAATATTTACGCATTGTTCTCAATAATATTCCCCAACAAGTCTTTTGGAAAGATACGAATTTAGTCTTCCAAGGGTGTAATAAAAACTGGGCGGAAGCCGCCGGACTCGAAAGCCCGGAAGCAGTTGTGGGCAAAACCGATTACGATTTGATCGAAGATCCGGCGGTAGCGGAAACCTTTCGCGAACAAGATCGCCAACTGATCGAACAAGACGTACCCAAACTTCACATTATTACCCCCAAAATCAGACCGGGAGAGAACGGTCAAACCATCTGGCTCGATATGAGCAAAATTCCCATTCACGACGCGAAAGGCAAGGTCATCGGTCTTTTGGGCGTACTGGAAGATATCACTTTGCGCAAATTAGCAGAAGAAGCGCTACACGCCGAACAGGAAAAATCAGAAGCCCTGCTCCTCAATATTTTACCCAAGGTTATTGCCCAGCGCTTAAAACAATCGCAGGAATTACTTGCCGAACAATTTGAAGAGGTAACGATCCTTTTTGCCGATATTGTCGGGTTTACCTCCCTTTCTGCACGATTGCAACCCATTGAATTAGTGGACTTGCTCAATCAAATTTTTTCCAACTTCGATCGCCTTGCAGACAAGTACAATTTAGAGAAAATCAAGACGATTGGGGATGCGTACATGGTGGTGGGAGGCTTGCCAATTCCTCACGAGGATCATGCGGACGCGATCGCGAATATGGCGCTAGAAATGCAAAAAGCCATTCGCCAAACCAGTACAGAACTGGGCGAATCCTTTCAAATTCGTATTGGAATTAATACTGGTGCTGTTATTGCGGGGGTGATCGGGATTAAGAAATTCATTTACGATCTTTGGGGAGATTCGGTTAATGTCGCATCGCGCATGGAATCCTCTGGAAAACCGGGACAAATTCAAGTGACCGCTAATACCTACGAACGTTTGAAGGATCGGTACATTTTTCAGGAACGGGGCGAAATCTTTGTCAAGGGGAAGGGAATGATGATGACTTATTGGTTGCGCGATCGCAAGTAA